Proteins found in one Odocoileus virginianus isolate 20LAN1187 ecotype Illinois chromosome 10, Ovbor_1.2, whole genome shotgun sequence genomic segment:
- the LOC110139288 gene encoding olfactory receptor 5P4: MEAANRTTVTEFIILGLTDNVTLRAIFFVIFLGVYVVTIVGNISIIILIRSSPQLHTPMYLFLSHLAFVDIGYSTSVTPIMLMSFLKERTTIPITGCIVQLASDVAFGTTECFLLATMAYDRYVAICSPLIYSTQMSPVVCFLLLGASYLGGCMNASSFTGCLMNLSFCGPNKINHFFCDLFPLLKLSCGHVYIAEISPAISSASVLISTLFTIIVSYSYILHSILKMRSTEGRKKAFSTCTSHLTAVTLFYGTVLFVYVMPKSSYSADQVKVASVIYTVVVPMLNPLIYSLRNKEVKEAMRKLVARIHWFF; the protein is encoded by the coding sequence ATGGAGGCTGCAAACCGTACAACAGTGACAGAGTTCATTATTTTGGGATTAACGGATAATGTGACACTACGTGCCAtcttctttgtgatttttctagGAGTTTACGTAGTTACCATAGTGGGAAACATCAGCATAATCATCCTAATCCGAAGTAGCCCACAGCTTCACACGCCTATGTACCTTTTCCTTAGCCATTTGGCCTTTGTGGACATTGGGTATTCCACATCAGTTACACCAATCATGCTGATGAGTTTCTTAAAAGAGAGAACTACCATCCCAATCACTGGCTGTATAGTCCAGCTTGCCTCTGATGTTGCCTTTGGGACTACAGAGTGCTTCTTGCTGGCCACCATGGCCTATGATCGCTATGTGGCCATTTGTTCTCCCCTGATCTACTCCACCCAGATGTCCCCAGTGGTCTGCTTCCTCCTGTTGGGGGCCTCCTACTTGGGTGGTTGCATGAATGCTTCATCATTTACCGGCTGTTTGATGAATCTCTCCTTCTGTGGACCAAATAAAATCAATCATTTTTTCTGTGACCTCTTCCCACTCTTGAAGCTTTCTTGTGGCCATGTTTATATTGCTGAGATATCCCCAGCCATctcctcagcatcagtcctcatAAGCACACTGTTTACCATAATTGTGTCCTACAGCTACATCCTCCACTCAATCCTGAAGATGCGCTCCACTGAGGGGAGGAAGAAGGCCTTTTCGACCTGCACCTCCCACCTCACTGCAGTCACTTTGTTTTATGGgacagttttatttgtttatgttatGCCCAAGTCGAGCTACTCAGCTGATCAGGTCAAAGTGGCATCTGTAATCTACACGGTGGTGGTCCCCATGTTGAACCCACTCATCTACAGTCTGAGGAACAAGGAGGTGAAAGAGGCTATGAGAAAACTAGTGGCTAGAATACACTGGTTTTTCTGA